TACCTGCGCGAGGACTTAGAGCGCGACGCCGATCTGTCGACCTTTATCGGCCACGAGTGGCGCGGCTTCAAGACGGCCCAGACGGCCTACGACAACTCCGAACTCGGCGACTACAACTACACCATTCGCGTCTTCGACAACGGCTTTCTCGTCAGAGTAACCAGCGACAGCGACGGGATCTTCGTCACGACCGACGGACTCACCGTCAAGGATTTCGAAGAAGTCGCGACGGCGATCAACGTGTTCCTCAACGATCGCGAGATCGAGTAGCGGGTTCCTCGTCGGGCGATCGGTCGGCATCCCGTTCGCGATGATCGCTGTCGTTCTTCT
Above is a genomic segment from Haloterrigena salifodinae containing:
- a CDS encoding DUF7522 family protein gives rise to the protein MPTGLLTDEAAEQIVTTCRTAIGDSLRSVTYFTRDDFEQVYLREDLERDADLSTFIGHEWRGFKTAQTAYDNSELGDYNYTIRVFDNGFLVRVTSDSDGIFVTTDGLTVKDFEEVATAINVFLNDREIE